One Flavobacterium sp. 90 DNA segment encodes these proteins:
- a CDS encoding MIP/aquaporin family protein, with protein sequence MTPFIAEILGTMIMILLGNGVVANVVLKYTKGNNSGWIVITTAWAFAVFVGVTIAGPISGAHLNPIVTLGLALIGKFNWNLVPSYIFAQMIGAMIGAFLVWLSHKDHFAATEDEGAKLACFSTSPAIKNNVSNLISEVIATFVLIFSIFYIAGPTLQIATDSTATIGLGTIGALPVAIVVWVIGLSLGGTTGYAINPARDLGPRIMHAILPIKGSSNWTYAWIPILGPIIGSGLAAALYLVIN encoded by the coding sequence ATGACTCCATTTATAGCCGAAATTCTGGGTACAATGATAATGATTCTATTAGGGAATGGCGTTGTTGCAAACGTTGTTCTTAAATACACTAAAGGAAACAACTCTGGTTGGATTGTTATCACAACAGCTTGGGCATTTGCCGTTTTTGTGGGCGTGACTATTGCAGGACCAATTAGTGGCGCACATTTAAATCCTATTGTTACGCTAGGTTTGGCTTTGATTGGAAAATTTAATTGGAATTTAGTTCCGTCTTATATTTTTGCCCAAATGATTGGTGCAATGATTGGTGCTTTTTTAGTGTGGTTATCTCATAAAGATCATTTTGCCGCAACAGAAGATGAAGGTGCAAAACTTGCTTGTTTCTCTACATCGCCGGCAATCAAAAACAATGTATCAAATTTAATTAGCGAAGTAATTGCAACTTTCGTTTTGATTTTTTCCATCTTTTATATTGCGGGACCAACTTTACAAATCGCAACTGATAGTACGGCGACAATTGGTTTAGGAACAATTGGAGCACTTCCGGTTGCAATTGTGGTATGGGTAATTGGTCTTTCTTTGGGCGGAACTACAGGTTATGCCATAAATCCGGCAAGAGATTTAGGTCCGAGAATCATGCACGCTATTTTACCTATAAAAGGAAGCAGTAATTGGACATATGCCTGGATTCCGATTCTGGGTCCAATAATTGGTTCTGGTTTGGCGGCTGCACTTTATCTCGTCATTAATTAA
- a CDS encoding DUF6691 family protein: MNNLENKNTDTEGINGSQIKDSGFSNLKYLIVGIFFGIVFVKAEIISWFRIQEMFQLQSFFMYGVIGSAVVVGIISVWLIKKFDIKTIHGEKIEIQPKTFNKGQIYGGLLFGFGWAITGACPGPLFAQIGTGVTVIVITLVSAIAGTWVYGFFKDKLPH, from the coding sequence ATGAATAATTTAGAAAATAAAAATACAGATACTGAAGGAATAAACGGAAGCCAAATCAAAGATTCGGGATTCTCAAATCTTAAGTATTTAATCGTTGGAATCTTCTTTGGAATTGTATTCGTAAAAGCCGAAATCATTAGTTGGTTTCGTATTCAGGAAATGTTTCAACTACAATCTTTCTTTATGTATGGCGTAATTGGAAGCGCTGTTGTAGTTGGAATTATATCTGTCTGGCTGATTAAAAAATTCGATATTAAAACCATTCACGGTGAAAAAATCGAAATTCAGCCTAAAACTTTCAATAAAGGACAAATTTATGGTGGTTTATTATTCGGTTTTGGCTGGGCAATAACCGGAGCTTGTCCAGGACCATTATTTGCACAAATTGGAACCGGAGTTACCGTAATCGTTATAACTCTTGTAAGTGCAATTGCAGGAACGTGGGTTTATGGTTTCTTCAAAGATAAATTGCCTCATTAG
- a CDS encoding GNAT family N-acetyltransferase: MSNTTEQLLLRKADISEVPVIWTIIQDAIEQRRQEGSSQWQDGYPNELSITNDIKNGYGYVLTENETILCYSAIIFDKEPAYEEIEGQWLTNGDYGVVHRVAVSKLAKGKGIATKLFKSIEVLCLEKNIPSIKVDTNFDNVPMLKILEKLDYTYCGEVYFRGAARKAFEKKLI, encoded by the coding sequence ATGAGCAACACAACAGAACAATTGCTATTAAGAAAAGCTGATATTTCAGAAGTTCCGGTTATCTGGACTATTATACAAGATGCTATCGAACAAAGACGTCAAGAAGGAAGTTCGCAATGGCAAGACGGTTATCCTAATGAACTTTCGATCACTAACGATATAAAAAATGGTTACGGATATGTACTTACAGAAAACGAAACTATTTTATGCTATTCAGCAATTATATTCGATAAAGAACCCGCTTACGAAGAAATAGAAGGTCAATGGTTAACGAATGGAGATTACGGTGTTGTGCATCGTGTAGCCGTATCTAAATTGGCAAAAGGAAAAGGCATCGCAACAAAACTTTTTAAAAGCATAGAAGTTTTATGTCTCGAAAAAAATATACCCAGCATAAAAGTAGATACTAATTTTGACAACGTTCCGATGTTGAAAATCTTAGAAAAACTAGATTACACTTATTGTGGTGAAGTCTATTTTAGAGGAGCAGCTCGAAAAGCTTTCGAAAAAAAGTTGATTTAA
- a CDS encoding MarR family transcriptional regulator, with product MTIEEVIKSTVKMDNAKKVILNIMYTQNVIQDHFNELIKPYDLSGEQYNVLRILRGQKGNPANMCVIQERMLAKTSNTTRLVDKLLLKDFVTRNVCPGNRRKIEVLITQKGLDVLKELDPKVDEHEREFAENISKEELELLNQLLEKYRTNK from the coding sequence ATGACAATTGAAGAGGTTATAAAAAGTACAGTTAAGATGGATAATGCGAAAAAAGTTATTCTGAATATCATGTACACGCAAAATGTGATTCAGGATCATTTCAACGAGTTGATAAAACCGTATGATTTATCCGGAGAGCAATATAATGTGTTACGTATACTAAGAGGACAAAAAGGAAATCCTGCTAATATGTGTGTCATACAGGAACGAATGTTGGCAAAAACAAGTAACACAACAAGATTGGTAGACAAATTATTACTGAAGGATTTTGTAACTAGAAATGTTTGTCCGGGCAATCGCCGAAAAATTGAAGTGCTAATCACTCAAAAAGGATTGGATGTTCTTAAAGAATTAGACCCGAAGGTAGATGAACATGAACGTGAGTTTGCCGAAAATATAAGTAAAGAAGAATTAGAATTATTAAATCAGTTATTAGAAAAATACAGAACCAATAAATAA
- a CDS encoding YeeE/YedE thiosulfate transporter family protein, which produces MLEILKEPWPWYIAGPLIGLTVPILLIIGNKSFGISSSLRHICAACIPANISFFKYDWKKESWNLFFVFGIFLGGIIAANFLANPNPVEITAKLSDQLASYGITDHSGLLPKELFSWESLFTLRGFIMIVVGGFLVGFGTRYAGGCTSGHAIMGISNLQWPSLVATICFMIGGFIMANLILPYILSL; this is translated from the coding sequence ATGTTAGAAATTTTAAAAGAACCATGGCCTTGGTATATTGCAGGACCTTTAATTGGGTTAACTGTTCCTATTTTATTGATTATCGGAAATAAATCTTTCGGGATTAGTTCGTCATTGCGACATATTTGTGCGGCTTGTATTCCGGCAAATATTTCATTCTTTAAATACGACTGGAAAAAAGAAAGCTGGAATTTATTCTTCGTTTTCGGAATTTTTCTTGGCGGAATTATCGCTGCAAATTTTCTGGCAAATCCAAATCCGGTTGAAATTACCGCTAAACTTTCAGACCAATTAGCGAGTTACGGAATCACGGATCATTCGGGATTATTGCCAAAAGAGCTTTTCTCTTGGGAAAGTCTATTTACGCTTCGTGGTTTTATCATGATTGTTGTTGGTGGATTTCTGGTTGGTTTTGGGACGCGTTATGCGGGCGGATGTACAAGCGGACACGCGATTATGGGAATTTCAAACTTGCAATGGCCTTCATTGGTTGCCACAATCTGTTTTATGATTGGTGGTTTTATTATGGCTAATTTGATTCTGCCTTATATCCTTTCACTTTAA
- a CDS encoding GNAT family N-acetyltransferase → MITISETKEINIEDILVLYKANEWSSANKPNELHNGLLNSETLITAWEEKKLVGLGNAISDGFLTVYYPHLLVLPEYQGKGIGKLIMDKMQEKYNHFHMQMLTADGRSVDFYKKNGFERAGKTEPMWIYQGDEH, encoded by the coding sequence ATGATAACTATTTCAGAAACTAAAGAAATCAATATTGAAGACATATTGGTTTTATACAAAGCAAACGAATGGAGTTCAGCAAATAAGCCAAACGAATTGCATAACGGTCTTTTGAATTCAGAAACTTTGATTACGGCTTGGGAAGAAAAGAAATTAGTAGGACTTGGCAATGCGATTTCTGATGGATTCTTAACCGTTTATTATCCACATTTATTGGTGCTTCCGGAATATCAGGGAAAAGGAATTGGAAAATTGATTATGGATAAAATGCAAGAGAAATACAATCACTTTCACATGCAAATGCTAACCGCCGACGGAAGATCTGTTGACTTCTACAAGAAAAACGGATTTGAAAGAGCCGGAAAAACAGAACCAATGTGGATTTATCAGGGAGATGAACATTAA
- a CDS encoding YceI family protein — MKNLKTIAIALFVAAASISVNAQTKKIDVKASTIKWVGKKVTGEHSGTVNFKDGAVVFKGKKLTGGSFTVDMTSLTSTDLTGEYQGKLNGHLKADDFFGTDKFPTAKLVFKTIGAKATDVYTVTADLTIKGITKPVTFDITVAGNTATTAFKVDRTKYDIKYGSGNFFEGLGDKTINDDFELTVALKF; from the coding sequence ATGAAAAATTTAAAAACAATTGCAATAGCATTATTCGTAGCAGCGGCTAGTATCTCAGTAAATGCTCAAACTAAAAAAATCGACGTAAAAGCATCTACTATTAAATGGGTAGGTAAAAAAGTAACTGGAGAGCACTCTGGAACTGTAAACTTCAAAGATGGAGCTGTAGTTTTCAAAGGAAAAAAATTAACTGGTGGTTCTTTCACTGTTGATATGACTTCATTAACTTCTACTGATTTAACTGGAGAATACCAAGGGAAATTGAATGGTCACTTAAAAGCTGACGATTTCTTTGGAACTGACAAATTCCCAACTGCAAAATTAGTTTTCAAAACTATCGGAGCTAAAGCAACTGACGTATATACTGTAACTGCTGATTTAACTATCAAAGGAATCACTAAACCTGTAACTTTTGACATTACTGTAGCTGGAAACACTGCAACTACTGCTTTCAAAGTTGACAGAACTAAATACGATATTAAATATGGTTCAGGAAACTTCTTCGAAGGTTTAGGAGACAAAACTATCAATGATGATTTCGAATTAACTGTAGCTTTAAAATTCTAA
- the glpK gene encoding glycerol kinase GlpK, producing the protein MQDKLILALDQGTTSSRAIVFNHKGGIVSISQKPFKQIFPKPGWVEHDPNEIWSSQVSVAAEVIAKVGITGREIAAIGITNQRETTIVWDRETSEPIYNAIVWQDRRTAKYCDELKAQGHTEMIQKKTGLILDAYFSGTKVKWILDNVAGAREKAEQGKLCFGTVDTWLIWKLTRSKLFMTDVSNASRTLLFNINTLDWDDELLELFDIPRAMLPEVKESSAIYGETSTTLFSTKIPISGVAGDQQAALFGQLCTNSGMVKNTYGTGCFMLMNTGEKPIFSTNNLLTTIAWKINGKTTYALEGSVFVGGAAVQWLRDGAKIINSSDEIETLAASVPDNGGVYFVPALTGLGAPYWDQYARGAIVGITRGTTNAHIARATLEGIAYQVNDLLKAMEADFGNKGIELRVDGGAAGNNLLMQFQSDIFGSDVTRPTTLETTALGAAYLAGLAVGYWSNLDDLKEQWSIDKVFSPKMDKEKVNKLVKNWDRAVGRASNWIEE; encoded by the coding sequence ATGCAAGATAAATTAATTCTGGCTTTGGATCAAGGAACGACTTCTTCCAGAGCCATTGTATTCAATCATAAAGGAGGAATTGTTAGTATTTCTCAAAAACCGTTTAAGCAAATTTTCCCAAAACCGGGATGGGTTGAACATGATCCTAACGAAATCTGGTCTTCGCAAGTTAGTGTTGCTGCTGAGGTTATAGCAAAAGTTGGAATTACGGGTCGCGAAATTGCAGCAATTGGAATCACCAATCAAAGAGAAACTACTATTGTTTGGGATCGTGAAACAAGCGAACCTATATATAATGCAATCGTTTGGCAAGATCGAAGAACGGCAAAATACTGTGACGAACTGAAAGCACAAGGTCACACGGAAATGATTCAGAAGAAAACCGGACTTATTCTGGATGCTTATTTTTCGGGAACCAAAGTAAAATGGATTTTGGATAATGTTGCCGGAGCACGTGAAAAAGCAGAACAAGGAAAACTTTGCTTTGGAACTGTAGATACGTGGCTAATATGGAAACTAACCCGTAGTAAATTGTTTATGACGGATGTTTCTAATGCCAGCAGAACTTTGTTATTCAATATAAACACTTTAGATTGGGACGATGAATTACTGGAATTGTTTGATATTCCACGTGCAATGTTGCCTGAAGTAAAAGAAAGCAGTGCTATTTATGGCGAAACGAGCACTACCCTATTTTCGACAAAAATTCCGATTAGTGGAGTTGCCGGAGATCAACAAGCGGCACTTTTTGGTCAGCTTTGTACCAACTCAGGAATGGTCAAAAACACGTATGGAACTGGTTGTTTTATGTTGATGAATACGGGCGAAAAACCTATTTTTTCAACCAATAACTTATTGACAACAATTGCCTGGAAAATCAACGGAAAAACTACTTATGCTTTAGAAGGCAGCGTTTTTGTTGGTGGCGCAGCTGTACAATGGTTAAGAGACGGAGCAAAAATAATCAACTCATCTGACGAAATCGAAACTCTTGCAGCAAGTGTGCCTGACAACGGAGGAGTTTATTTTGTTCCTGCTTTAACCGGATTAGGAGCGCCATATTGGGATCAATATGCAAGAGGCGCAATAGTTGGAATAACAAGAGGCACAACAAATGCACATATTGCCAGAGCAACTTTAGAAGGAATCGCCTATCAGGTAAACGACTTGCTTAAAGCTATGGAAGCTGATTTTGGAAATAAAGGCATAGAATTAAGAGTAGACGGTGGCGCTGCGGGAAATAATTTATTAATGCAATTTCAATCGGATATATTTGGATCTGATGTTACGAGACCTACTACATTAGAAACTACAGCTTTGGGCGCCGCATATTTGGCAGGACTTGCCGTGGGTTATTGGTCAAACTTAGACGATCTGAAAGAGCAATGGTCGATAGACAAAGTATTTTCTCCAAAAATGGATAAAGAGAAAGTAAATAAGCTTGTAAAAAATTGGGACAGAGCTGTTGGACGCGCCTCTAATTGGATTGAAGAATAG
- a CDS encoding NAD(P)H-dependent oxidoreductase, with protein MSTLLENLNWRYATKKFDATKKVSAEDLNTLKEAVRLSASSYGLQPYKVIIVENPEIREQLKAAGYGQTQITDASQLFIFANDLNAGADSVDAYIQDISETRGVPVDALAGFADMMKGTIANLSQEAKNVWTAKQTYIALGTLLAAAAELKIDATPMEGFNPAAFNEILGFDKLGLNASVIATVGYRHDEDEAQHYKKVRKSHENLFITI; from the coding sequence ATGAGTACATTATTAGAAAATTTAAACTGGAGATACGCAACGAAAAAATTTGATGCAACGAAAAAAGTATCTGCAGAGGATTTAAATACTTTAAAAGAAGCGGTTAGATTAAGTGCTTCTTCATACGGATTACAACCTTACAAGGTTATTATTGTCGAGAATCCAGAAATCAGAGAGCAATTAAAAGCTGCTGGTTACGGACAAACTCAAATTACTGATGCTTCTCAATTATTCATTTTTGCAAATGACTTAAACGCCGGAGCAGATTCTGTAGACGCTTACATTCAAGATATTAGCGAAACAAGAGGTGTTCCTGTTGATGCTTTGGCTGGATTTGCTGATATGATGAAAGGTACAATCGCTAATTTATCTCAAGAAGCTAAAAATGTCTGGACTGCAAAACAAACTTATATCGCTTTAGGTACATTATTGGCTGCTGCTGCTGAATTAAAAATCGATGCTACGCCAATGGAAGGTTTCAATCCTGCTGCATTCAACGAAATTTTAGGTTTTGACAAATTAGGTCTAAACGCATCTGTTATTGCAACTGTAGGTTACAGACATGATGAGGACGAAGCTCAACACTACAAAAAAGTTAGAAAATCACACGAGAATTTATTTATCACTATATAA
- a CDS encoding anthranilate synthase component I family protein translates to MKPFILNTNYKQILADTITPVSIYFKIRDKFPNSLLLESSDYHGNDNSFSYVCCNPIATIKIENEIISKTFPDGTTEQIAIDANTNIPEVIQEFSSQFKSEKNDFKFINNGLFGYISYDAVRYFEKVSIAKKDSATLIPDVFYAVYQNIIAINHFKNEAYIFCHSVDGKNNISEIEQLLQSRNIASYKFTKEGEGFSNLTDEEFKHNVALAKKHCFRGDVFQLVLSRRFTQGFKGDEFNVYRALRSINPSPYLFFFDYGDFKIFGSSPEAQIIVKNRKAEIHPIAGTFKRTGNDERDAVLAKELSEDKKENSEHVMLVDLARNDLSRNGHDVNVEKYREVQFFSHVIHLVSKVTGHLHEKATTMQVVADTFPAGTLSGAPKHRAMQLIEDYEKTNRNFYGGAIGFMDFEGNFNHAIMIRTFLSKNHQLHCQAGAGIVASSDEESEMQEVYNKLRALNTALEMAEKI, encoded by the coding sequence TTGAAACCTTTTATACTCAACACAAACTACAAACAAATTCTGGCAGATACCATTACGCCAGTTAGTATTTATTTTAAAATTAGAGATAAATTCCCGAATAGTTTATTACTGGAAAGTAGTGATTACCACGGAAATGACAACAGTTTCTCTTACGTTTGCTGCAACCCGATTGCGACAATCAAAATCGAAAACGAAATTATCTCTAAAACTTTTCCTGACGGAACTACGGAACAAATTGCTATTGATGCAAACACAAATATTCCAGAAGTAATTCAGGAATTTTCAAGTCAGTTTAAATCGGAGAAAAATGACTTTAAATTCATCAATAATGGTTTATTCGGTTACATTTCTTATGATGCCGTTCGTTATTTTGAGAAAGTTTCGATCGCTAAAAAAGACAGCGCTACTTTAATTCCGGATGTTTTTTATGCGGTTTATCAAAACATCATTGCGATAAATCACTTCAAAAACGAAGCTTACATTTTCTGTCATAGTGTAGACGGAAAAAACAATATCTCGGAAATTGAACAATTACTACAATCCCGAAATATTGCTTCATATAAATTCACCAAAGAAGGCGAAGGTTTCTCTAACTTAACTGATGAAGAATTCAAGCATAATGTGGCTTTAGCCAAAAAACACTGTTTCCGCGGAGACGTATTTCAATTGGTTTTATCACGTCGATTTACACAAGGTTTCAAAGGCGACGAATTCAATGTTTACCGCGCTTTAAGAAGTATTAATCCATCTCCTTATTTATTCTTTTTTGACTATGGAGATTTCAAAATATTTGGATCTTCGCCCGAAGCACAAATTATCGTAAAAAACAGAAAAGCTGAAATTCATCCAATCGCAGGAACTTTCAAAAGAACCGGAAATGACGAACGTGATGCAGTTTTAGCCAAAGAACTTTCGGAAGATAAAAAAGAAAACAGCGAACACGTTATGTTGGTTGATTTAGCCAGAAATGATTTAAGCAGAAACGGACACGATGTGAATGTGGAGAAATACAGAGAAGTTCAGTTTTTCTCGCACGTAATTCACTTGGTTTCAAAAGTTACAGGTCATTTACACGAAAAAGCTACCACAATGCAAGTTGTTGCAGATACTTTTCCGGCAGGAACTTTGAGCGGAGCACCAAAACACAGAGCGATGCAATTGATTGAAGATTACGAAAAAACAAATCGTAATTTTTACGGAGGCGCAATTGGCTTTATGGATTTTGAAGGCAACTTTAATCACGCAATTATGATTCGAACTTTCCTAAGTAAAAATCATCAATTACATTGTCAGGCCGGAGCCGGAATCGTAGCAAGTTCTGATGAAGAAAGCGAAATGCAGGAAGTTTACAATAAATTAAGAGCATTGAATACAGCGCTTGAAATGGCGGAGAAGATTTAG
- a CDS encoding glycerol-3-phosphate dehydrogenase/oxidase yields the protein MKRSEQLSKLKNTEHWDVIIIGGGASGLGTALDAASRGYKTILLEAVDFAKGTSSRSTKLVHGGVRYLEQGNIHLVIEALKERGLLSKNAGHLVKNQSFVIPNYSLFDGLLYTVGLTVYDLLAGRLSLGRSKYISKKKTIEMLPTVEEKGLKNGVIYQDGQFDDSRLAINLAQTAIEKGACLLNYTKVVHLLKDDKNQIIGVEAIDHETGDKYEIKGSAIINATGVFTNAIMKLNDTVYKKYIVPSQGIHLVFDKSFLPSEHALMIPKTSDGRVLFAVPWHNRIVVGTTDTLIRKHSLEPIALESEIEFVLETAQHFLAKKPTRADVLSVYAGLRPLAAPEEEGKSTKEVSRSHKIIVSETGLITITGGKWTTYRKISEDIIDKAIKTGKLPKKACVTEHLPIHGNQLTTTLDRENHLYIYGSDIPEILKLQENEPELKEKLHPNHEFTMSEVVWAIRYEMARTVDDVLARRVRLLFLDARAAIASSEKVARLLAKENGHDETWIQKEITNFHGIARGFLLKEFQ from the coding sequence ATGAAACGCTCAGAGCAATTGTCGAAACTAAAAAATACGGAACATTGGGATGTAATTATAATTGGTGGTGGAGCAAGCGGTCTGGGAACGGCACTTGATGCTGCAAGTCGGGGTTATAAAACTATCTTGCTTGAAGCTGTAGATTTTGCAAAGGGAACTTCCAGCCGAAGCACCAAATTAGTTCATGGCGGCGTTCGGTATTTAGAACAAGGAAATATTCATTTGGTTATCGAAGCCTTGAAAGAAAGAGGATTACTGTCTAAAAATGCTGGTCATTTAGTCAAAAATCAATCTTTTGTGATTCCCAATTACAGCTTATTTGACGGTTTACTTTACACCGTTGGGTTAACGGTTTATGATTTATTGGCAGGACGATTAAGTTTGGGGCGATCAAAATATATTTCGAAGAAAAAAACAATTGAAATGCTTCCGACTGTTGAAGAAAAAGGGCTAAAAAATGGCGTTATTTATCAAGACGGTCAATTTGATGATTCTCGTCTGGCGATAAACCTTGCTCAAACCGCTATCGAAAAAGGAGCTTGTCTTTTGAATTATACTAAAGTTGTCCATTTACTAAAGGATGATAAAAACCAAATTATTGGAGTTGAAGCCATAGATCATGAAACTGGCGATAAGTACGAAATAAAAGGTTCGGCTATTATTAATGCAACCGGAGTTTTTACAAATGCCATCATGAAACTTAACGATACCGTATACAAAAAATATATTGTACCAAGTCAGGGAATTCATCTTGTATTTGACAAATCATTTTTGCCAAGTGAACATGCTTTAATGATTCCTAAAACAAGTGACGGACGAGTTTTATTTGCCGTTCCGTGGCACAATAGAATTGTCGTAGGAACAACTGATACCTTAATAAGAAAACATAGTTTGGAACCTATTGCGCTTGAAAGCGAAATTGAATTTGTTCTGGAAACTGCTCAACATTTTCTGGCTAAGAAACCAACACGAGCAGATGTTTTATCTGTTTATGCGGGTTTACGTCCTTTGGCTGCGCCCGAAGAAGAAGGAAAAAGTACGAAAGAAGTTTCCCGAAGTCATAAAATTATAGTTTCGGAAACGGGATTAATAACGATTACGGGAGGAAAATGGACAACTTACAGAAAAATTTCAGAGGATATTATCGATAAAGCTATAAAAACAGGCAAATTACCTAAGAAAGCTTGCGTTACGGAACATCTTCCCATTCATGGAAATCAACTTACAACAACTTTAGACAGAGAAAATCACTTATATATTTATGGTTCAGATATTCCTGAGATATTAAAATTACAAGAAAACGAACCTGAATTAAAAGAAAAACTGCATCCGAATCACGAGTTTACAATGTCCGAAGTTGTTTGGGCTATTCGATATGAAATGGCAAGAACGGTAGATGATGTTCTCGCAAGACGTGTTCGGTTGTTATTTTTAGATGCCAGAGCTGCAATTGCATCTTCTGAAAAAGTAGCTCGTTTACTGGCAAAAGAAAACGGACATGACGAAACCTGGATACAAAAAGAAATTACCAACTTCCACGGAATTGCAAGAGGTTTTCTTCTAAAAGAATTTCAATAG
- a CDS encoding aminodeoxychorismate/anthranilate synthase component II: MKKILVIDNYDSFTYNLVHYLEDLNCEVTVYRNDEFDIDEIASFDKILLSPGPGIPDEAGLLKAVIAKYAPTKSILGVCLGQQAIGEVFGGTLSNLDKVYHGVATNVKTVVSDEILFEGLGNEFEVGRYHSWVVDANLPDVLEATSIDENGQIMSLRHKTFDVRGVQFHPESVLTPKGKLILENWINS; this comes from the coding sequence ATGAAAAAAATATTAGTTATAGACAATTACGATAGTTTCACTTATAATTTAGTACACTATTTAGAAGATTTAAATTGCGAAGTTACCGTTTACAGAAACGACGAATTTGATATTGATGAAATCGCTTCTTTCGATAAAATTCTACTTTCTCCAGGTCCCGGAATTCCTGATGAAGCAGGTTTATTAAAAGCGGTAATCGCAAAATATGCTCCAACAAAAAGCATTTTGGGAGTTTGCTTAGGACAACAAGCAATTGGAGAAGTTTTTGGCGGAACACTTTCTAACCTTGATAAAGTATATCACGGCGTTGCAACGAATGTAAAAACCGTAGTTTCAGATGAAATTTTATTCGAAGGTTTAGGCAATGAATTCGAAGTTGGAAGATACCATTCCTGGGTTGTTGATGCCAATTTGCCAGATGTTCTTGAAGCAACTTCAATCGACGAAAACGGACAAATTATGTCGCTAAGACACAAAACTTTTGATGTAAGAGGAGTTCAGTTTCATCCGGAAAGTGTGCTTACGCCAAAAGGGAAATTGATTTTGGAAAATTGGATTAATAGTTAG
- the trpD gene encoding anthranilate phosphoribosyltransferase: MKNILNKLINHEVLSKEEAKDVLINISSGQYNPSQISAFLTVFMMRSITIEELSGFREALLELCIRVDLSAYNTIDLCGTGGDGKDTFNISTLASFISAGAGIKVAKHGNYGVSSISGSSNVMEKMGIKFSNDPSFLENCIDKAGICVLHAPLFHPAMKNVGPIRKELAVKTFFNMLGPMVNPSFPQNQLVGVFNLELARMYAYLYQNTDINFTILHSLDGYDEISLTGPTKTITSHMEGMLKPEDFGVRLLSQSEIEGGKTIEESADMFINILSGKGNEAQNNVVCANAAMAIATVTKCSPLEGFELAKESLFSGKGHQALKKLQELSL; encoded by the coding sequence ATGAAAAATATATTAAATAAACTAATCAATCACGAAGTGCTTTCAAAAGAAGAAGCCAAAGATGTATTGATTAATATCTCAAGCGGACAATATAATCCAAGTCAGATTTCGGCATTTTTGACCGTATTTATGATGCGAAGTATTACGATTGAAGAACTTTCGGGTTTTCGTGAAGCATTATTAGAATTATGCATTCGCGTCGATTTATCAGCTTACAATACCATCGATTTATGTGGAACTGGCGGTGACGGAAAAGACACTTTTAATATCTCGACTTTAGCATCGTTTATTTCGGCAGGAGCAGGAATAAAAGTAGCCAAACACGGAAATTATGGAGTTTCATCGATTTCAGGATCAAGCAACGTGATGGAAAAAATGGGAATCAAATTCAGCAATGATCCTTCGTTTTTAGAAAATTGTATTGATAAAGCAGGAATCTGTGTTTTGCACGCTCCCCTATTTCACCCGGCAATGAAAAACGTTGGACCAATCCGTAAAGAATTAGCGGTAAAAACCTTCTTTAATATGTTGGGACCAATGGTAAATCCATCATTTCCACAAAATCAATTGGTTGGTGTTTTCAATCTTGAATTGGCGAGAATGTACGCTTATTTATATCAAAATACCGATATCAATTTCACGATTTTACATTCGCTTGACGGATATGACGAAATCTCCTTAACGGGTCCAACCAAAACGATCACATCACATATGGAAGGAATGTTGAAACCGGAAGATTTTGGCGTTAGACTTTTATCACAAAGCGAAATCGAAGGCGGAAAAACCATCGAAGAATCGGCTGATATGTTTATCAATATTCTATCAGGAAAAGGAAACGAAGCACAGAATAATGTGGTTTGCGCAAATGCCGCAATGGCAATCGCAACGGTTACAAAATGTTCTCCGCTTGAAGGATTCGAATTGGCAAAAGAAAGTTTATTCTCCGGAAAAGGACATCAAGCACTCAAAAAACTACAAGAGTTATCTCTTTAA